The following are encoded together in the Astyanax mexicanus isolate ESR-SI-001 chromosome 8, AstMex3_surface, whole genome shotgun sequence genome:
- the LOC103044908 gene encoding uncharacterized protein LOC103044908: MSTNHLSKYDELRKGDYLWSNNREWKAVFQDDGNFAIYGWRQVWSSDTGGTRDAHRLCMQDDCNLVLYKRDNKVLWQTKSQASGAFKVCRLYLRNDGNLVIERDGEEVWNSAQSKGYK, from the exons atGAGCACAAACCACCTGTCCAAGTATGACGAGCTTCGCAAGGGGGACTACCTGTGGTCCAACAACAGGGAGTGGAAGGCTGTGTTCCAG GATGATGGGAACTTTGCCATTTACGGGTGGAGGCAGGTGTGGTCATCTGACACGGGTGGCACGAGGGACGCTCACCGCCTGTGCATGCAGGACGACTGCAACCTGGTCCTGTACAAGCGGGACAACAAGGTGCTGTGGCAGACGAAGAGCCAGGCGTCCGGTGCCTTTAAGGTGTGCCGGCTGTACCTGCGCAACGACGGCAACCTGGTGATTGAGAGAGACGGAGAGGAGGTGTGGAACTCGGCCCAGTCCAAGGGCTACAAGTGA